GCCCAGGAGGGATATCAGGTAACCTCTGTTACTTCGGGGGAAGAGGCGCTTAAACAGGTTCGCACAGGGGTGCCTGATCTCATCATATTGGATCTGATGTTGCCAGGCGTCGATGGATTGGATGTCTGCAAACAATTAAAAAACGATACCCGAACTGCTCATATCCCCATTGTGATGTTAACGGCCAAAGGGGAAGAGACCGATATTGTCATCGGCTTGGAGCTTGGGGCCGACGACTATATTACCAAGCCATTTAGCCCCAAGGTGCTCCTGGCGAGGGTGAAGGCTGTCCTCCGTAGAAGGAAGGGCGAGCCCATAGGTGAAACAGATGTCATAAGGATCGGCGATTTGATGATCCACCCAGGTCGTTACGAGGTGTTGATAAAGGGGAAGCCTATAAAGCTCACCTCTACCGAATTTCGCGTCCTCCATTTTATGGCCAGGCGACCTGGGTGGGTCTTCACCCGTTATCAGATAGTAGATGCTGCCCGGGGGGAAGACGTTGCGGTGACCGACCGTTCAGTGGACTTTCATATGGCATCTTTGCGCCGAAAGCTCGGTCCTTATGGTGATTATATCGAGACCGTGTGGGGGGTGGGTTACCGCTTCAAGGAGTGATCATTATGCGCAGAAAAAGGCTCATCTGGAAACTCTATCCCGCCTATCTGGTGATTATTTTACTGTCCATTGTTACGGTGGGGATCTACGCCTCTACGACTATGAAGAAGTTTTACCTCCAAAAGACCGCTAAAGACCTTGAGGCCAGGGCGCATCTCATAGAGAGCCAGGTTGCACCTAGCTTTTCCATCGAACATAGTGCGTTGCTCGATCCACTGTGTAAAACGCTCGGCAGGGCTGCTTCGACCCGCATAACCTTAATCCTCCCCTCTGGCGAGGTATTGGGTGACACTGAAGAGGACCCAAGAAGGATGGACAATCACGCTCATCGCCCAGAGATCAAAAAGGCCCTTGCTTGGCAAACAGGGGTCTCCACCCGTTATAGCCATACCCTGCAAAAAGAGATGATGTATGTAGCCATACCCGTGATAAGAGAGGGAAGGGTCGCTGGCGTGGTAAGGACATCCATACCCGTTACCGAGATCAATAAGGCCTTGGGCACCATCTATCAAGAGGTCGCCCTGGGCGGGGTGCTTATGATCATTTTGGCTGCGGCGGTAAGTCTCTATATCTCCAGGCGTATCAGCCACCCATTAGAAGAGATGAAGAGAGGTGCAAAACGCTTTGCCGAAGGCGACCTTACCCATAGGCTCTTGGTCCCTGATTCCGAGGAACTCGGAGGTCTCGCTGAAGCGCTGAATCAGATGGCCCAACAACTTGGTGAGAAGATCCAGGTGACTACAGAACAGCGTAACGAACTGGAGGCCATTCTATCAGCAATGAGGGAAGGGGTAGTGGCCATTGACACTGAGGAGCGAATTCTCACATTGAATCAATCCGCTGGTTTACTTCTGGGGATCGATATCTCCACAGCAAAGGGTCGTACCATACAGGAGATGATCAGAAACGCCGATCTCCAACGCTTCCTCGGTAAGGTCCTTACAGGGCAGGGGCCGATGGAAGAAGAGATCGTCCTCCATGGTACTGAAAGCAAATTCCTCCAGGTCAGTGGTACTGTACTAAGCGATAGCGATGGAGGGAAGATCGGTGCCCTTGTTGTCCTAAGCGATATTACGAGACTGCGTCACCTTGAGGATATTAGACGGGAGTTTGTGGCCAATGTATCCCATGAACTAAAGACACCTATCACCTCCATAAAAGGGTTTGTGGAGACCTTACGGGAAGGGGCCAT
The DNA window shown above is from Deltaproteobacteria bacterium and carries:
- a CDS encoding response regulator, which codes for MSGEKILVVDDEEDILELVRYNLAQEGYQVTSVTSGEEALKQVRTGVPDLIILDLMLPGVDGLDVCKQLKNDTRTAHIPIVMLTAKGEETDIVIGLELGADDYITKPFSPKVLLARVKAVLRRRKGEPIGETDVIRIGDLMIHPGRYEVLIKGKPIKLTSTEFRVLHFMARRPGWVFTRYQIVDAARGEDVAVTDRSVDFHMASLRRKLGPYGDYIETVWGVGYRFKE
- a CDS encoding HAMP domain-containing protein, encoding MRRKRLIWKLYPAYLVIILLSIVTVGIYASTTMKKFYLQKTAKDLEARAHLIESQVAPSFSIEHSALLDPLCKTLGRAASTRITLILPSGEVLGDTEEDPRRMDNHAHRPEIKKALAWQTGVSTRYSHTLQKEMMYVAIPVIREGRVAGVVRTSIPVTEINKALGTIYQEVALGGVLMIILAAAVSLYISRRISHPLEEMKRGAKRFAEGDLTHRLLVPDSEELGGLAEALNQMAQQLGEKIQVTTEQRNELEAILSAMREGVVAIDTEERILTLNQSAGLLLGIDISTAKGRTIQEMIRNADLQRFLGKVLTGQGPMEEEIVLHGTESKFLQVSGTVLSDSDGGKIGALVVLSDITRLRHLEDIRREFVANVSHELKTPITSIKGFVETLREGAIDDRENARKFLEIVSKQSGRLNAIIEDLLSLSRIEQEAERGEIQLAEENLRKVLEAAILDHETRAQERNIEVTLNCSDEVMVKANSRLLEQTVGNLLDNAIKHSEPGGAVEVEVIKDEGEVAIKVSDHGCGIAPEHLPRLFERFYRVDKARSRELGGTGLGLAIVKHIVQAHEGRVTVESTLGKGSIFSIYLPNPYEGLPSPPTM